The Kitasatospora setae KM-6054 genome contains a region encoding:
- a CDS encoding carboxymuconolactone decarboxylase family protein, protein MTDESTVPAPALRISLREHAPEFYRPLLDAARAAAAGLADPLLAELVNLRASQINGCAYCLDSHASGARAHGEREHRLDTLAAWRETPYFTARERAALALTESVTLVAGTRVPDGVFAEAAKHFPEAELAHLIGLISMINALNRVGVASRLTPAPKG, encoded by the coding sequence ATGACCGACGAATCCACCGTTCCCGCCCCCGCTCTCCGCATCTCGCTGCGCGAGCACGCCCCCGAGTTCTACCGCCCCCTGCTGGACGCCGCCCGGGCCGCGGCCGCCGGCCTGGCCGACCCGCTGCTCGCCGAGCTGGTCAACCTGCGGGCCTCGCAGATCAACGGCTGCGCGTACTGCCTGGACTCGCACGCGAGCGGTGCCCGCGCGCACGGCGAGCGCGAGCACCGCCTGGACACCCTCGCCGCCTGGCGGGAGACCCCGTACTTCACGGCCCGCGAGCGGGCCGCGCTGGCCCTCACCGAGTCGGTCACCCTGGTCGCCGGGACCCGCGTCCCGGACGGGGTGTTCGCGGAGGCCGCGAAGCACTTCCCGGAGGCCGAACTGGCCCACCTGATCGGCCTGATCAGCATGATCAACGCGCTCAACCGGGTCGGCGTGGCCAGCCGGCTGACGCCCGCGCCGAAGGGGTAG
- a CDS encoding pyruvate dehydrogenase, producing the protein MVEVLRQAGVERVYGVVGDSLNPVVDAIRRAEGISWVHVRNEEAGAFAAAAEAELTGRLAVCAGSCGPGNTHLIQGLYDAQRSGVPVLALASHIPSGQIGTGFFQETHPERVFTDCSSWCEALSNPAQLPRLLRVGVQHALGSPGVSVLVFPGDVAALTAPAATGHSTFLTEQAVAAPPWSQVQALAEALNSARTVTLFAGAGVRGAHEELMHLADTLKAPIGHTLRGKEWVQYDNPYDVGMSGLLGYGACHEALHEAELVLLLGTDFPYDSFLPQARTVQVDHDATRLGRRTPLELAVHGDVAATLRAVLPLLERKTDRRFLDGLLDRHCKALETVVGAYTRDIEKHRPIHPEYVASILDDVAAEDAVFTVDTGMCNVWAARYLTPNGRRRVIGSFLHGSMANALPHAIGAQLAFPGRQVVSMSGDGGIGMLLGELLTVAKYRLPVKTVVFNNGALGMIKLEMLVSGYPESEIDNGDVDYAAIARACGIPAKRVTDPAKVREVLADALDRPGPALVDVVTDPNALSIPPHITAAQLKGFALAAGRTVLTGGVGKMIDLARSNLRNIPRP; encoded by the coding sequence ATGGTGGAGGTGCTCCGGCAGGCCGGGGTCGAGCGGGTGTACGGGGTGGTGGGCGACAGCCTGAACCCGGTCGTCGACGCGATCCGCCGCGCCGAGGGCATCTCCTGGGTGCACGTCCGCAACGAGGAGGCCGGGGCGTTCGCGGCCGCCGCCGAGGCCGAGCTGACCGGGCGGCTGGCGGTCTGCGCGGGCAGCTGCGGCCCCGGCAACACCCACCTGATCCAGGGCCTGTACGACGCCCAGCGCAGCGGCGTCCCGGTCCTGGCCCTGGCCTCGCACATCCCGTCCGGGCAGATCGGCACCGGCTTCTTCCAGGAGACCCACCCCGAGCGGGTGTTCACCGACTGCAGCTCCTGGTGCGAGGCGCTCTCCAACCCGGCCCAGCTGCCCCGGCTGCTGCGGGTCGGCGTCCAGCACGCGCTCGGCTCCCCCGGCGTCTCCGTCCTGGTCTTCCCCGGCGACGTCGCCGCGCTCACCGCCCCCGCCGCCACCGGCCACAGCACCTTCCTCACCGAACAGGCCGTCGCCGCCCCGCCCTGGTCCCAGGTGCAGGCCCTCGCCGAGGCACTGAACTCGGCCCGCACCGTGACGCTCTTCGCCGGCGCGGGCGTCCGCGGGGCGCACGAGGAGCTGATGCACCTCGCCGACACCCTGAAGGCCCCGATCGGCCACACCCTGCGCGGCAAGGAGTGGGTGCAGTACGACAACCCCTACGACGTCGGGATGAGCGGCCTGCTCGGCTACGGCGCCTGCCACGAGGCCCTGCACGAGGCCGAGCTGGTCCTGCTGCTCGGCACCGACTTCCCGTACGACTCCTTCCTCCCGCAGGCCCGCACCGTCCAGGTCGACCACGACGCGACCCGGCTCGGCCGCCGCACCCCGCTCGAACTCGCCGTGCACGGCGACGTCGCCGCCACCCTGCGGGCCGTCCTGCCGCTGCTGGAACGCAAGACCGACCGCCGGTTCCTGGACGGCCTGCTCGACCGGCACTGCAAGGCGCTGGAGACCGTGGTCGGCGCCTACACCAGGGACATCGAGAAGCACCGGCCGATCCACCCCGAGTACGTCGCCTCGATCCTGGACGACGTCGCCGCCGAGGACGCCGTCTTCACCGTCGACACCGGCATGTGCAACGTCTGGGCCGCCCGCTACCTCACCCCCAACGGGCGCCGCCGGGTCATCGGCTCCTTCCTCCACGGCTCGATGGCCAACGCCCTCCCGCACGCGATCGGCGCCCAACTCGCCTTCCCCGGGCGGCAGGTGGTCTCGATGTCGGGCGACGGCGGGATCGGCATGCTGCTCGGCGAACTCCTCACCGTGGCGAAGTACCGGCTGCCGGTGAAGACCGTGGTCTTCAACAACGGCGCGCTCGGCATGATCAAACTGGAGATGCTGGTCTCCGGCTACCCCGAGTCCGAGATCGACAACGGCGACGTCGACTACGCCGCCATCGCCCGCGCCTGCGGCATCCCCGCCAAACGCGTCACCGACCCCGCCAAGGTCCGCGAAGTCCTCGCCGACGCCCTCGACCGCCCCGGCCCCGCCCTCGTCGACGTCGTCACCGACCCCAACGCCCTCTCCATCCCCCCGCACATCACCGCCGCCCAACTCAAGGGCTTCGCCCTCGCCGCCGGCCGCACCGTCCTCACCGGCGGCGTCGGCAAGATGATCGACCTGGCCCGCTCCAACCTCCGCAACATCCCCCGCCCCTGA
- the pdxR gene encoding MocR-like pyridoxine biosynthesis transcription factor PdxR, which yields MDSWATFGGDLHLDLDAGRARGLGLRAALEDALRTAVRDGRLAAGTRLPSSRALAGDLGIARNTIAEAYTQLAAEGWLASRQGSGTVVARPGPGPGPADPPPGPPAPAAPAHNLRPGSPDLSRFPRTAWLAAARRALATAPHEAFGYGDPRGRIELRRALAGYLARARGVRTDPERLLVCTGYLQGLGLLCAALREHGLRAVAVEEHGLPPQHAAITARGLALRPLPLDEGGARTDELARTDAGLAVLTPAHQFPTGVPLRAARRAAAVDWARQTGGYLLEDDYDGEFRYDRHAIGAMQALDPERVVYAGTASKSLAPGLRLAWLALPTALVEPVTRHKRLADGQSGALEQLTLAELVDSGGYDRHVRRSRHLLRRRRDRLVEVLAARAPDVRVTGLNAGLHAVLELPADGPGEDELLHRARRAGLALNTLGWSLAPGATPAPGRPPGLVIGYGSPPEHAFEPALDALCALLAP from the coding sequence ATGGATTCCTGGGCCACTTTCGGCGGCGACCTGCACCTCGACCTGGACGCCGGACGGGCCCGCGGCCTCGGCCTGCGCGCCGCCCTGGAGGACGCGCTGCGCACCGCCGTCCGCGACGGCCGGCTCGCCGCCGGCACCCGGCTGCCGTCCTCCCGGGCGCTCGCCGGCGACCTCGGCATCGCCCGCAACACCATCGCCGAGGCGTACACCCAGCTCGCCGCCGAGGGCTGGCTGGCCTCCCGCCAGGGCTCCGGCACGGTGGTCGCCCGGCCCGGACCCGGACCCGGCCCCGCCGACCCGCCACCCGGACCGCCCGCCCCCGCCGCCCCCGCGCACAACCTGCGGCCCGGCTCGCCCGACCTCAGCCGCTTCCCCCGCACCGCCTGGCTGGCGGCCGCCCGCCGGGCGCTGGCCACCGCCCCGCACGAGGCGTTCGGCTACGGCGACCCGCGCGGCCGGATCGAACTGCGCCGCGCCCTGGCCGGCTACCTGGCCCGGGCCCGCGGCGTGCGCACCGACCCGGAACGGCTGCTGGTCTGCACCGGCTACCTCCAGGGCCTCGGCCTGCTCTGCGCCGCGCTGCGCGAACACGGCCTGCGCGCCGTCGCCGTCGAGGAGCACGGACTGCCCCCGCAGCACGCCGCGATCACCGCCCGCGGCCTCGCGCTGCGCCCGCTCCCGCTGGACGAGGGCGGCGCCCGCACCGACGAACTCGCCCGCACCGACGCCGGGTTGGCCGTCCTCACCCCCGCCCACCAGTTCCCCACCGGCGTCCCGCTGCGGGCCGCCCGGCGGGCCGCGGCGGTCGACTGGGCCCGGCAGACCGGCGGCTACCTGCTGGAGGACGACTACGACGGCGAGTTCCGCTACGACCGGCACGCGATCGGCGCGATGCAGGCCCTCGACCCCGAACGGGTGGTGTACGCGGGCACCGCCTCGAAGTCCCTCGCGCCCGGCCTGCGCCTGGCCTGGCTGGCCCTCCCCACCGCCCTGGTCGAACCGGTCACCCGGCACAAGCGGCTGGCCGACGGGCAGAGCGGCGCCCTCGAACAGCTCACCCTCGCCGAACTCGTCGACTCCGGCGGCTACGACCGGCACGTCCGCCGCAGCCGGCACCTGCTGCGCCGCCGCCGCGACCGGCTGGTCGAGGTGCTGGCCGCCCGCGCCCCGGACGTCCGGGTCACCGGCCTCAACGCCGGCCTGCACGCCGTCCTGGAACTGCCCGCCGACGGCCCCGGCGAGGACGAACTGCTGCACCGCGCCCGCCGGGCCGGCCTCGCCCTGAACACCCTCGGCTGGAGCCTCGCCCCCGGCGCGACCCCCGCCCCGGGACGGCCCCCCGGCCTGGTGATCGGCTACGGCAGCCCGCCCGAGCACGCCTTCGAGCCCGCGCTCGACGCCCTGTGCGCGCTGCTCGCGCCCTGA
- a CDS encoding helix-turn-helix domain-containing protein — MTDSPLGEDQEVAGLGARLRERRVSSRLTLEVAAARVGLSPAYLSRLETGRRQPSLPVLLGLARAYGTSVAELLGEQPGEPDPVIRGGAIEPGRAGGWGYRRAGAPGRAMQALRVHVPPSTQDAVVRVHPGEEWLYVTRGRMKLTLGDRVHLLDEGDSAHFDSMTPHVIAADSASGLDLVFVHTLLQSPGGDLCLGDAPRL; from the coding sequence ATGACGGACAGCCCTCTCGGTGAGGACCAGGAGGTCGCGGGCCTCGGCGCGCGGCTGCGGGAACGGCGGGTCTCCAGCCGGTTGACGCTGGAGGTGGCGGCGGCCCGGGTCGGTCTCTCGCCAGCTTACCTTTCGCGTCTGGAGACCGGGCGGCGGCAGCCCTCGCTGCCGGTGCTGCTGGGCCTGGCCCGGGCGTACGGGACGAGCGTGGCCGAGCTGCTCGGGGAGCAGCCCGGCGAGCCGGACCCGGTGATCCGGGGTGGGGCGATCGAGCCGGGGCGGGCGGGCGGCTGGGGGTACCGGCGGGCCGGTGCGCCGGGCCGGGCGATGCAGGCGCTGCGGGTGCACGTGCCGCCGAGCACCCAGGACGCCGTGGTGCGAGTCCATCCGGGAGAAGAGTGGCTGTACGTCACCAGGGGCCGGATGAAGCTGACCCTGGGCGACCGGGTCCACCTGCTGGACGAGGGCGACTCGGCGCACTTCGACTCGATGACGCCGCACGTGATCGCCGCGGACTCCGCCTCCGGCCTGGACCTGGTCTTCGTCCACACGCTGTTGCAGAGCCCCGGCGGCGACCTGTGCCTGGGCGACGCCCCGCGCCTCTAG
- a CDS encoding sensor histidine kinase, with the protein MTTTQWCLAATALLALCALAATARSAAVTHALRRRLSAREDELAELRERLAAELAHRQAGAEAALQEQEMNAATRRAFLSVARRILVMAHDQQAGLDEMERTHDDPVLLDGLLRADHAAAQQARLAQTLAVLCGARAGRTWPEPVPLEDVVRGAQGRILPFQRVVVHNRIDTAVLGAAAEALIHAVAELLDNATRYSPPSSQVYVTLMPVHNGAVIEIDDCGVGMTDVTVAKAAAALAGGGSLEVSRISEVPQLGLAAVGRLAQQYGFRVTVHSTPSPYGGVRVVVLLPNALLTDPLPQHGLPAPQAEAPQPPGPAPLPTRPTRPVIPRTAAGQPPAVPARGGTLPRRTNRRSGNPQRPFPPEQAVPPRSAREAQTFMSLFQNGTADGRSAAQQNRRSAPGRPDVFPASPLGDSRDDQP; encoded by the coding sequence GTGACGACCACTCAATGGTGCCTGGCGGCAACCGCATTGCTCGCCCTCTGCGCTCTCGCGGCGACCGCCCGCTCCGCTGCCGTCACCCACGCCCTGCGCCGCCGGCTGTCCGCCCGCGAGGACGAACTCGCCGAGCTGCGCGAGCGGTTGGCCGCCGAGCTGGCCCACCGCCAGGCCGGCGCCGAAGCCGCCCTGCAGGAGCAGGAGATGAACGCGGCGACCCGCCGGGCGTTCCTCAGCGTGGCCCGCCGGATCCTGGTGATGGCGCACGACCAGCAGGCCGGGCTGGACGAGATGGAGCGCACCCACGACGACCCGGTGCTGCTCGACGGACTGCTCCGGGCCGACCACGCCGCCGCCCAGCAGGCCCGGCTCGCCCAGACCCTGGCCGTGCTGTGCGGCGCCCGGGCCGGCCGGACCTGGCCCGAGCCCGTCCCGCTGGAGGACGTGGTGCGCGGCGCGCAGGGCCGGATCCTGCCGTTCCAGCGGGTGGTGGTGCACAACCGGATCGACACCGCCGTGCTCGGCGCGGCCGCCGAGGCGCTGATCCACGCGGTCGCCGAACTGCTGGACAACGCGACCCGCTACTCGCCGCCCAGCTCGCAGGTGTACGTGACGCTGATGCCGGTGCACAACGGCGCGGTGATCGAGATCGACGACTGCGGCGTCGGGATGACCGACGTGACGGTCGCCAAGGCCGCCGCCGCGCTGGCCGGCGGCGGCTCGCTGGAGGTCTCCCGGATCAGCGAGGTCCCGCAGCTGGGCCTGGCCGCGGTCGGCCGGCTCGCCCAGCAGTACGGCTTCCGGGTCACCGTGCACTCCACCCCGTCCCCGTACGGCGGCGTGCGGGTGGTGGTGCTGCTGCCGAACGCGCTGCTCACCGACCCGCTGCCGCAGCACGGCCTGCCGGCCCCGCAGGCCGAGGCGCCGCAGCCGCCGGGCCCCGCCCCGCTGCCCACCCGTCCGACCCGCCCGGTCATCCCCCGGACCGCGGCGGGCCAGCCCCCGGCGGTCCCCGCGCGGGGCGGCACCCTGCCGCGCCGGACCAACCGCCGGAGCGGCAACCCGCAGCGCCCGTTCCCCCCGGAACAGGCGGTGCCGCCGCGCTCCGCCCGCGAGGCCCAGACCTTCATGTCGCTGTTCCAGAACGGCACCGCGGACGGCCGCTCGGCCGCCCAGCAGAACCGGCGGTCCGCCCCGGGCCGCCCCGACGTATTCCCCGCTTCCCCCCTGGGAGACTCCCGTGACGACCAACCCTGA
- a CDS encoding roadblock/LC7 domain-containing protein, translating into MTTNPDLGWLLTDITAVPEVRHALVVSNDGLEIGRSPRIDRDDAERLAAACSGLQSLSRGVASGFGDGSTRQIVIEYGGGYLFVVAAGAGAHLAVVAGDSVDAGLVAYQMQVLVGRIGEHLTAAPRQGAALAGEAR; encoded by the coding sequence GTGACGACCAACCCTGACCTCGGCTGGCTGCTGACCGACATCACCGCCGTACCGGAGGTCCGGCACGCCCTCGTGGTGTCCAACGACGGCCTGGAGATCGGCCGCAGCCCCCGGATCGACCGGGACGACGCCGAGCGGCTGGCCGCCGCCTGCTCCGGGCTGCAGTCGCTCTCCCGCGGGGTCGCGTCCGGCTTCGGCGACGGCAGCACCCGGCAGATCGTCATCGAGTACGGCGGCGGCTACCTGTTCGTGGTCGCCGCCGGGGCCGGGGCGCACCTGGCCGTGGTCGCCGGGGACTCGGTCGACGCCGGCCTGGTCGCCTACCAGATGCAGGTGCTGGTGGGCCGGATCGGCGAACACCTGACGGCCGCGCCCCGGCAGGGCGCGGCGCTCGCCGGGGAAGCGCGGTGA
- a CDS encoding GTP-binding protein — translation MASASSTEPVYLPPSVQGAVKILVTGPFGVGKTTLVGALSEIDPLRTEETMTAAGEDVDDLTGRPHKSTTTVALDFGRITLSDRLALYLFGTPGQQRFWPLWEDLSRGALGAIALVDSRRIEESFDVLGLLEEQRIPFAVAVNVFPDTPDYPEGELRTALDLLPGVPILTCDVRDEDAAHRLLIDFVDHLRVGALELS, via the coding sequence TTGGCCTCCGCCAGCTCCACTGAGCCCGTGTACCTGCCGCCGAGCGTGCAGGGCGCGGTGAAGATCCTGGTCACCGGCCCGTTCGGGGTCGGCAAGACCACCCTGGTCGGGGCGCTCAGCGAGATCGACCCGCTGCGCACCGAGGAGACCATGACGGCGGCCGGCGAGGACGTCGACGACCTGACCGGGCGGCCGCACAAGTCGACCACCACGGTGGCGCTGGACTTCGGCCGGATCACGCTGAGCGACCGGCTGGCGCTGTACCTGTTCGGCACGCCCGGCCAGCAGCGGTTCTGGCCGCTCTGGGAGGACCTGTCGCGCGGGGCGCTGGGCGCGATCGCGCTGGTCGACTCGCGCCGGATCGAGGAGTCCTTCGACGTGCTGGGGCTGCTGGAGGAGCAGCGGATCCCGTTCGCCGTCGCGGTGAACGTCTTCCCCGACACCCCGGACTACCCGGAGGGGGAGCTGCGGACCGCGCTCGACCTGCTGCCCGGCGTGCCGATCCTGACCTGCGACGTCCGCGACGAGGACGCCGCGCACCGCCTGCTGATCGATTTCGTCGACCACCTGCGGGTCGGCGCCCTGGAGCTGTCATGA
- a CDS encoding DUF6126 family protein, whose product MADTGKPAPHTPVPQYAETVDAGYRASNRVWIRVWIYIVAGHLFAAFLFLLFYVGSHQG is encoded by the coding sequence ATGGCCGACACCGGAAAGCCCGCCCCCCACACCCCCGTCCCGCAGTACGCCGAGACCGTCGACGCGGGTTACCGGGCCTCGAACCGGGTGTGGATCCGGGTGTGGATCTACATCGTCGCGGGGCACCTGTTCGCCGCCTTCCTGTTCCTGCTGTTCTACGTGGGCAGCCACCAGGGCTGA
- a CDS encoding cytochrome P450 encodes MTVPEHLAAGCPYPGRADAAPLYGPAVSDDPHGLYARLRAAHGPVAPIELEPGVEGWLVIGYQELLELTRNEQQFSKDSRYWRVPREGRLRPDSPLVPMTMWRPTLQSMDGAEHRRLSAAVGETLGRIDHRLLRETTEAAALALVESWGPDGTADLVAQFTRRLPLLVFTMLLDLPEEDGPQLLAMITGMVDSGAESQRAAAAFAGLLGRLVAERRARPGDDLVSWLLAHPAGLSDDEAVHNLVVLLVAGNESTINWIGNTVRLLLTDRRFRTSLTGGRATVADALDEVLWRDPPVQNFPGRWATSDTVLGGQYISAGDLLVLGLAGANDDPAAHGPEGLSGNRAHLAWGAGRHVCPAKDPARLIVETAVETLLHCLPDLQLAVPPHELTWRQSPWSRALVSLPVLYSSFTPPRPAAYDPAGQTQPAPLAPLTPFERTAWTPPPPRGSAPTGSTPPEPTSSPRTSGSALADLRRRLSSLAGWWSGR; translated from the coding sequence ATGACCGTTCCCGAGCACCTGGCGGCGGGCTGTCCGTACCCCGGCCGGGCCGACGCCGCCCCGCTGTACGGCCCGGCGGTCTCCGACGACCCGCACGGCCTGTACGCCCGGCTGCGGGCCGCGCACGGCCCGGTCGCGCCGATCGAGCTGGAGCCCGGGGTCGAGGGCTGGCTGGTGATCGGCTACCAGGAACTGCTCGAACTCACCCGCAACGAGCAGCAGTTCTCCAAGGACTCGCGGTACTGGCGGGTGCCCCGGGAGGGCCGGCTGCGCCCGGACTCGCCGCTGGTGCCGATGACCATGTGGCGGCCCACCCTGCAGAGCATGGACGGCGCCGAGCACCGGCGGCTGAGCGCCGCGGTCGGCGAGACGCTGGGCCGGATCGACCACAGGCTGCTGCGCGAGACCACCGAGGCGGCGGCGCTGGCGCTGGTCGAGAGCTGGGGGCCGGACGGCACCGCCGACCTGGTCGCCCAGTTCACCCGGCGGCTGCCGCTGCTGGTCTTCACCATGCTGCTCGACCTGCCCGAGGAGGACGGTCCGCAGCTGCTCGCGATGATCACCGGCATGGTGGACAGCGGCGCCGAGTCGCAGCGCGCCGCCGCCGCGTTCGCCGGACTGCTCGGCCGGCTGGTCGCCGAGCGGCGGGCCCGGCCCGGCGACGACCTGGTCTCCTGGCTGCTGGCGCACCCGGCCGGGCTGAGCGACGACGAGGCGGTGCACAACCTGGTCGTGCTGCTGGTCGCGGGCAACGAGTCGACCATCAACTGGATCGGCAACACGGTGCGGCTGCTGCTCACCGACCGCCGCTTCCGGACCAGCCTGACCGGCGGCCGGGCGACCGTCGCGGACGCCCTGGACGAGGTGCTGTGGCGCGACCCGCCGGTGCAGAACTTCCCCGGCCGGTGGGCCACTTCGGACACCGTGCTGGGCGGCCAGTACATCAGCGCGGGCGACCTGCTGGTGCTCGGGCTGGCCGGCGCCAACGACGACCCGGCGGCGCACGGGCCGGAGGGCCTCAGCGGCAACCGGGCGCACCTGGCCTGGGGCGCGGGCCGGCACGTCTGCCCGGCCAAGGACCCGGCCCGGCTGATCGTGGAGACCGCGGTCGAGACCCTGCTGCACTGTCTGCCCGACCTGCAACTGGCCGTCCCACCTCACGAGTTGACCTGGCGACAGTCGCCGTGGTCGCGCGCCCTGGTCAGCCTGCCGGTGCTGTACAGCTCGTTCACCCCGCCCCGGCCCGCCGCGTACGACCCGGCCGGCCAGACCCAGCCCGCCCCGCTCGCCCCGCTCACCCCGTTCGAGAGGACCGCATGGACGCCGCCGCCGCCCCGGGGGTCTGCCCCTACCGGCTCGACCCCGCCGGAGCCGACCAGCTCGCCGAGAACGAGCGGCTCCGCGCTCGCGGACCTGCGACGCAGGTTGAGCTCCCTGGCGGGGTGGTGGTCTGGTCGGTGA
- a CDS encoding DUF742 domain-containing protein: MTRGPVRPYVITGGRSRASLGNLGELEFESLVRTVPGVAVDPMTVNREQLAVLELCRELLSIAEVAAHLGLPISVLKVLVGDLCELGAVQVLPPARPAERAPLALIEEVLVGLRQLH; encoded by the coding sequence GTGACCCGCGGGCCGGTTCGCCCGTACGTCATCACCGGCGGGCGCAGCCGGGCCTCGCTCGGCAACCTGGGCGAGCTGGAGTTCGAGAGCCTGGTGCGGACGGTGCCGGGCGTCGCGGTCGACCCGATGACGGTGAACCGGGAGCAGCTGGCCGTCCTGGAGCTCTGCCGGGAGCTGCTGTCGATCGCCGAGGTGGCGGCCCACCTGGGCCTGCCGATCAGCGTGCTGAAGGTGCTGGTCGGCGACCTGTGCGAGCTGGGCGCCGTCCAGGTGCTGCCGCCGGCCCGGCCGGCCGAGCGGGCGCCGCTGGCGCTGATCGAGGAGGTGCTGGTTGGCCTCCGCCAGCTCCACTGA
- a CDS encoding cytochrome P450 family protein, with amino-acid sequence MNHHEALQQLLADPRVAKGPEHWTLYREDRLPEGWPLLTFVTVPGLTTSDGADHRRLRGLVSQALTPRRVGELAPAVRRRVDELLDGLAAAAAAAPDGTVDLRTSFAYPLPMAVIGELLGLRPEQQDRLHELSDIVVNSSAVPGASAAAARDMGALLAGLAAEKRAAPGDDLTSALIAAREEQDRLTEPELIGILLQLVIAGHETTLNLVCNAVLALLGHPEQLALVRDGRVPWSAVVEETLRRDSPVGHFPMRYALEDIELGGTVIPAGDGILASYAAAGRDPGHWPDADRFDLTRSPLRHLSLGHGPHFCIGSTLARLEAETALRELFTRFPGLRLAEGAGPRPITSFLSNSVTGLRVRLS; translated from the coding sequence GTGAACCACCACGAGGCCCTGCAGCAGCTGCTCGCCGACCCGCGGGTGGCCAAGGGCCCCGAGCACTGGACGCTGTACCGGGAGGACCGGCTGCCCGAGGGCTGGCCGCTGCTGACCTTCGTGACCGTCCCCGGGCTGACCACCTCCGACGGCGCCGACCACCGGCGGCTGCGCGGCCTGGTCTCCCAGGCGCTCACCCCGCGCCGGGTCGGCGAGCTGGCCCCGGCCGTCCGGCGGCGGGTCGACGAGCTGCTGGACGGGCTGGCGGCGGCCGCGGCGGCGGCCCCGGACGGGACGGTCGACCTGCGGACCTCCTTCGCCTACCCGCTGCCGATGGCCGTGATCGGCGAACTGCTGGGCCTGCGGCCCGAGCAGCAGGACCGGCTGCACGAGCTGTCGGACATCGTGGTGAACTCCTCGGCCGTGCCCGGCGCGAGCGCGGCCGCCGCCCGCGACATGGGCGCGCTGCTGGCCGGCCTGGCCGCCGAGAAGCGGGCCGCCCCCGGCGACGACCTGACCAGCGCGCTGATCGCCGCCCGCGAGGAGCAGGACCGGCTGACCGAGCCCGAGCTGATCGGCATCCTGCTGCAACTGGTGATCGCCGGCCACGAGACCACCCTCAACCTGGTCTGCAACGCGGTGCTCGCGCTGCTCGGGCACCCCGAGCAGCTGGCGCTGGTGCGCGACGGCCGGGTCCCGTGGTCCGCGGTGGTCGAGGAGACGCTGCGCCGCGACTCCCCGGTCGGCCACTTCCCGATGCGGTACGCGCTGGAGGACATCGAGCTGGGCGGGACGGTGATCCCCGCCGGCGACGGCATCCTCGCCTCGTACGCGGCCGCCGGGCGCGACCCCGGCCACTGGCCGGACGCGGACCGCTTCGACCTGACCCGCTCCCCGCTGCGGCACCTCTCGCTCGGGCACGGACCGCACTTCTGCATCGGCTCGACGCTGGCCCGGCTGGAGGCGGAGACCGCGCTGCGCGAGCTGTTCACCCGCTTCCCCGGCCTGCGGCTCGCCGAGGGCGCGGGGCCGCGGCCGATCACCTCCTTCCTCAGCAACAGCGTCACCGGCCTGCGGGTGCGGCTGTCCTGA